The stretch of DNA AACGCTCGAAAAAGGAAAAATAAACATGGCAAAGAAAGATTTGCTATCCGGTACCGGCGTTAATTTATATAGGTGATATTATGAAAATTACTTACATTAACCACAGTGGATTTTTGGTTGAGACCAGAGACTGCTACTATATTTTTGATTATTACAAGGGTGAATTACCGAATCTTGACAAGGAGAAAGAAGTGATCGTTTTTTGCAGTCACTTCCATAAGGATCATTTTAACCCACAAATTTTTGGGATCCTTGATGATATGGGAATGACTTATCAGGCAATCCTGGCGAATGATATACGAAAAAGGAATCATTTGTCGGATATGAAGATCACATATGTTTATCATGATCAAGCTTATAGTTTGGATAATGAAACCAAAGTTGATACATTGCTATCTAACGATAGTGGTGTCGCATTTATTGTCAAAACAAAGGAAGGTACCATTTATCATGCCGGTGATTTAAACGACTGGTATTGGGATGGTGGGTCGAAAGCTGATAACCAGAGACTTACTTCAGCATATCGCGCGGAGATCAGGAAAATCAAGGGTATGCATTTTGACGCTGCATTTGTTCCCTTGGATCCGAGACAGGGAGATCACTATGCTGACGGGATCCTGTATTTCCTTAAAAATGTAGATTGCAATGTCATTTTTCCAATGCATTACTGGAATGATGCCAATGTAATTAAGCGGTTTATTACTGAATATCCACAATATAAGTCACGCATTAGAAACACAGAATGTACAAAAGGAGAAGAAATTTCATGAGAGAAGGAGACGGGCATGGAGCACTTACGTTGTGTAGTTGAAAGAATTACATATCAGAATGCCGACAATGGCTACACGGTTCTGAAATGTGCGGTGAAGAATTACAGTGATCTTGTCACAGTAGTTGGCACGATGCCGGATACCCATGTTGGTTCTGTGCTGTCTCTGGAAGGTATGTGGAAGATGGATGCCAAATATGGGCGGCAGTTTTTGGTGGAGAAATTTGAAGAGACACTTCCTGCCACAGTATATGGAATCGAAAAATATCTTGGTTCCGGTCTGGTGAAGGGCGTTGGTCCAAAGTTTGCAAAAAGAATTGTGGAAAAATTCGGGAAGGATACACTGGATGTTATTGAAGAGACACCAGATGAACTGCTCAAAGTATCAGGTATAGGAAAAGTACGTGTAGACCGGATCAAAACAAGCTGGCAGGAGCAGAAAGAGATCAAGAATATCATGCTTTTTCTGCAGAGTCATGAGGTCAGCACCTCTCATGCGACAAAGATTTTCAAGACATATGGAAGTGAAAGCATTGCGATCGTAAAGGAGAACCCATACCGGCTTGCAGATGACATCTGGGGAATTGGATTTAAGACAGCGGATTCCATTGCACAGAAGATGGGGATTGACAAAGGCAAATTTGTCCGTCTGCGCAGTGGTATTTTTTATACATTGAATAAGCTGGCAGAAGCAGGTCATTGTTATACAACAAGAGAACAGCTGACTGGAAGGGCAAAGGAACTTCTGGAAGTGGAAGAACCGGAGCTGGAGATCACCTTGGATGAGATGATCCGCACGAATGATGTGATCAGAGATGAAGCAGAAGATCGGGAAGCAATTTATCTGCCCCCATATTATTTTTCAGAAAGTGGCTGTGCAAAGCGGCTGCTTCGGTTGATGTCCTGTGGAAAGAAGAAATCTGAGGATACGGAAGAAATATTGAAGAAAGTAGCAGCTTCATCAGAAATTACTTATGACGAGATTCAGTGGCAGGCGGTAAAGACAGCGGTTTCCTCTAAGGTCATGGTGCTGACCGGTGGACCTGGAACCGGAAAGACTACAACAACTCTGGGAATTATTTCTGCATATAAGCAGGCTGGATGTCAGATCATTCTTGCTGCACCGACTGGAAGAGCAGCAAAGAGAATGTCAGAAGCAACTGGAATGGAAGCAAAAACGATTCACCGGTTATTGGAATACAAACCTCCGGAAGGCTATCAGAAAAATGAAGAACATCCGCTGGAAGGAGATGTGCTGATACTGGATGAATGTTCCATGATCGATATTATGCTGATGTATAATCTTTTAAAAGCATTGCCGCAGCAGATGTCTCTGATTCTGGTAGGCGACATTGATCAGCTGCCAAGTGTCGGAGCGGGCAATGTTCTCAGAGATATTATTGATTCCGGATGTGTTCCGGTAGTTCGTCTGACACGGATTTTCCGTCAGGCACAGGGAAGTCGGATCATCATGAATGCACACCGGATCAATAAAGGGGAAGGCATTGATATGAGAGGCGGGAAAGATGCCGACTTTTTCTTTGCCACCAAAGAGAGTAATCAGGAAGTGGTGGATACTATCGTCCAATATTGTAAGACAAACCTGCCGAGATACTATCATGTAGATCCACTGCAGGATATTCAGGTGCTGACTCCGATGCAGAGAGGCGAATGTGGGGCAGTAAATCTGAACCAGGTGCTGCAGGAAGCCATGAATCCGTCAAAGATCTTTCTGCGGAGAGGCGGCACACAGTACCGGCTGAAGGATAAGGTGATGCAGATCCGGAATGATTACGATAAGGAAGTATTCAACGGAGATATTGGTACTATCACAAAAGTTGACGTGGAAGAACGGGAACTGACAGTTCTGTTTGATGAACGGGAAGTAGTCTATGATGTGACAGAGCTGGACGAACTGGCGCTTGCCTATGCAGTGACGATCCACAAATCCCAGGGAAGCGAATATCCAATCGTTGTCATGCCATTTACTATGAGTCATTTTGTCATGCTGCAGAGAAATCTCCTTTATACAGGTGTGACCAGGGCGAAAAAGATCCTGGTACTTGTCGGAGAGAAGAAAGCTGTGTATTATGCGATAAAAAATGAAACGACAACTGGCAGAAATACATGTCTGGCAAGACGTCTGCAGCCGGACAGCAAAGAAGCACAGGAAGTGAAGGCACAGCTTTTGAAAGAAGCAGTAGACGAGACCGCAAATGAGAACGGAAGCGACAGTAAGAAGATGATTGTCTATAAGGGCAGCATCCAGCCTTCTATGGTATGTGAGACGCCGGCAGTTTATGAGGGAAATCTCTGGAAACGCCTGTCGCAGTCAAAGTTCAGAAGCAGTTTTTCCCTGAAGGCAAACGATCGGAGTTATGTATCAGAAAAGGGAATGGAGAAAGTACGTGAGTATGCCTGTGATTTTATCAGAAAGCGTCTTGCACCGGCAGAAATACCAAATGATGGAAAACAGACACCGATGAGAGGGCATCCGGTTTTTGTAGCCCAGCATGCCACAGCTACCTGTTGCAGGGGATGTCTGGAAAAATGGCATCGTATTCCGAAAGGACGGGAATTGACAGAAGCGGAGCAGGAATATGTTGTAAATGTGATCATGGAATGGATCGGTCGGGAAATTCATTGAGAGAACGTCTCAGCTTTGGGGTCTAATTTCTATAGCCGCAACCCTTTAATATCTTTAATACGTGATAAGATCGTATTGCAGCTGCAGCTGATAACGCCGGGAAGTGTATCAATGACTGTGTGCAGGAAATGTTCCATTTCATCACTTGATGAAGCAACGGCATGTACATGCAGCTTGTCTCTTCCTGTGACACGGTAAAT from Blautia sp. SC05B48 encodes:
- a CDS encoding MBL fold metallo-hydrolase; amino-acid sequence: MKITYINHSGFLVETRDCYYIFDYYKGELPNLDKEKEVIVFCSHFHKDHFNPQIFGILDDMGMTYQAILANDIRKRNHLSDMKITYVYHDQAYSLDNETKVDTLLSNDSGVAFIVKTKEGTIYHAGDLNDWYWDGGSKADNQRLTSAYRAEIRKIKGMHFDAAFVPLDPRQGDHYADGILYFLKNVDCNVIFPMHYWNDANVIKRFITEYPQYKSRIRNTECTKGEEIS
- the recD2 gene encoding SF1B family DNA helicase RecD2, whose translation is MEHLRCVVERITYQNADNGYTVLKCAVKNYSDLVTVVGTMPDTHVGSVLSLEGMWKMDAKYGRQFLVEKFEETLPATVYGIEKYLGSGLVKGVGPKFAKRIVEKFGKDTLDVIEETPDELLKVSGIGKVRVDRIKTSWQEQKEIKNIMLFLQSHEVSTSHATKIFKTYGSESIAIVKENPYRLADDIWGIGFKTADSIAQKMGIDKGKFVRLRSGIFYTLNKLAEAGHCYTTREQLTGRAKELLEVEEPELEITLDEMIRTNDVIRDEAEDREAIYLPPYYFSESGCAKRLLRLMSCGKKKSEDTEEILKKVAASSEITYDEIQWQAVKTAVSSKVMVLTGGPGTGKTTTTLGIISAYKQAGCQIILAAPTGRAAKRMSEATGMEAKTIHRLLEYKPPEGYQKNEEHPLEGDVLILDECSMIDIMLMYNLLKALPQQMSLILVGDIDQLPSVGAGNVLRDIIDSGCVPVVRLTRIFRQAQGSRIIMNAHRINKGEGIDMRGGKDADFFFATKESNQEVVDTIVQYCKTNLPRYYHVDPLQDIQVLTPMQRGECGAVNLNQVLQEAMNPSKIFLRRGGTQYRLKDKVMQIRNDYDKEVFNGDIGTITKVDVEERELTVLFDEREVVYDVTELDELALAYAVTIHKSQGSEYPIVVMPFTMSHFVMLQRNLLYTGVTRAKKILVLVGEKKAVYYAIKNETTTGRNTCLARRLQPDSKEAQEVKAQLLKEAVDETANENGSDSKKMIVYKGSIQPSMVCETPAVYEGNLWKRLSQSKFRSSFSLKANDRSYVSEKGMEKVREYACDFIRKRLAPAEIPNDGKQTPMRGHPVFVAQHATATCCRGCLEKWHRIPKGRELTEAEQEYVVNVIMEWIGREIH